A region of Vitis vinifera cultivar Pinot Noir 40024 chromosome 15, ASM3070453v1 DNA encodes the following proteins:
- the LOC104881873 gene encoding root meristem growth factor 10, producing the protein MNMSIVSCFLLFFLCISLNDNACSARLLGAEKKFLLSNKNNGGEKVINPDKISVTADDQKASFSNKLEAAMGDGNKIEESAIHEATQKIKDAGQISDHVVQKGSLGSFSWTVPRTKNSDKHPGFNLDYAPPKIHPPSHN; encoded by the exons ATGAACATGTCCATCGtatcttgttttcttcttttctttctgtGCATTTCTTTGAATGATAATGCATGTAGCGCTCGGCTTCTTGGTGCAGAAAAGAAGTTCCTTCTCTCCAACAAG AATAATGGTGGTGAGAAGGTGATCAATCCAGATAAGATTTCAGTTACAGCAGATGACCAGAAGGCTTCCTTTTCAAACAAACTCGAGGCGGCCATGGGGGATGGCaacaagattgaggagagtgcaATTCATGAAGCCACTCAAAAGATCAAGGACGCAGGACAAATTTCAGATCATGTTGTTCAAAAAGGGTCTCTGGGATCATTTTCTTGGACTGTGCCTCGCACGAAAAACAGCGATAAACACCCGGGTTTCAACTTGGACTACGCACCACCAAAGATTCACCCTCCTTCTCACAACTGA
- the LOC100242146 gene encoding small ribosomal subunit protein uS15: MGRMHSRGKGISSSALPYKRTPPSWLKISSQDVEENICKFAKKGMTPSQIGVILRDSHGIAQVKSVTGSKILRILKAHGLAPEIPEDLYHLIKKAVAIRKHLERNRKDKDSKFRLILVESRIHRLARYYKRTKKLPPVWKYESTTASTLVA, encoded by the exons ATGGGTCGCATGCACAGTCGCGG TAAGGGTATTTCTTCCTCAGCTCTGCCCTACAAGAGGACTCCACCAAGTTGGCTGAAGATCTCTTCTCAGGAT GTTGAGGAGAACATCTGCAAATTTGCCAAGAAGGGTATGACACCTTCTCAAATTGGTGTTATACTTCGTGATTCCCATGGTATTGCTCAGGTCAAGAGTGTCACTGGGAGCAAGATCTTGCGGATTCTCAAGGCTCATG GGCTTGCTCCTGAAATTCCCGAGGATCTCTATCACCTCATTAAGAAAGCAGTTGCTATTCGCAAGCATCTGGAGAGGAACAGGAAGGATAAGGATTCCAAGTTTAGATTGATCTTGGTTGAGAGTAGGATCCATCGCCTTGCTCGCTATTACAAGAGGACAAAGAAGCTGCCACCTGTGTGGAAGTA TGAATCTACCACCGCCAGCACCCTTGTGGCTTAG
- the LOC100264435 gene encoding autophagy-related protein 8f isoform X1 codes for MAKSYFKQEHEFEKRRAEAARIRDKYPERIPVIVEKAERSDIPNIDKKKYLVPADLTVGQFVYVIRKRIKLSAEKAIFIFVDNVLPPTGNNNIAILPLPCSHTPALELILFVYIHSNFPSHHKLWF; via the exons ATGGCAAAGAGCTATTTCAAGCAAGAGCACGAATTTG AGAAGAGGCGGGCAGAGGCTGCTAGAATTAGGGACAAATATCCAGAAAGAATTCCA GTGATTGTGGAGAAGGCTGAGAGAAGTGATATTCCGAACATTGACAAGAAGAA GTACCTAGTCCCAGCTGACCTGACTGTAGGACAATTTGTCTATGTGATCCGGAAGAGAATTAAGCTGAGTGCAGAAAAGGCTATATTCATATTTGTGGACAATGTCCTCCCACCTACAGGTAACAACAATATTGCAATTTTACCCCTCCCTTGCTCACATACACCTGCTCTAGAactaattttgtttgtttatattCATTCCAACTTTCCTTCCCATCATAAATTATGGTTTTGA
- the LOC100264435 gene encoding autophagy-related protein 8f isoform X2 codes for MAKSYFKQEHEFEKRRAEAARIRDKYPERIPVIVEKAERSDIPNIDKKKYLVPADLTVGQFVYVIRKRIKLSAEKAIFIFVDNVLPPTGAIMSAIYDEKKDADGFLYVTYSGENTFGYQISPQL; via the exons ATGGCAAAGAGCTATTTCAAGCAAGAGCACGAATTTG AGAAGAGGCGGGCAGAGGCTGCTAGAATTAGGGACAAATATCCAGAAAGAATTCCA GTGATTGTGGAGAAGGCTGAGAGAAGTGATATTCCGAACATTGACAAGAAGAA GTACCTAGTCCCAGCTGACCTGACTGTAGGACAATTTGTCTATGTGATCCGGAAGAGAATTAAGCTGAGTGCAGAAAAGGCTATATTCATATTTGTGGACAATGTCCTCCCACCTACAG GAGCAATAATGTCTGCCATATACGACGAAAAGAAGGATGCAGATGGGTTTCTATATGTTACTTACAGCGGAGAGAACACATTTGGGTACCAGATCTCACCACAGCTCTAG
- the LOC100253972 gene encoding spindle and kinetochore-associated protein 1 homolog codes for MDVKEAGTSLDSIISSFNTRITELQELVIGRNMYPASSITDLTAVDASLKAMELQVQAIKDRLRDEIEAIPKAKKLIDASLRQQKKLQSMYSYVPSNFPDRVAPSNLESSKSLMSETSKQCTNFGSEKHEEEPAAPPKEKKGRAPPPLWFITIDELDSLSSYMRGRLTLEKVNAAINDMATYAEANAQLIAAPKKKLAENVWERALEIRDIAMTGGVKGKHFFLETDIKGPALKLDNTGRAILTVLRHLGRISEIRIGHHRVIILSKPQ; via the exons ATGGATGTGAAGGAAGCTGGTACTTCACTCGATTCTATAATATCTTCATTCAACACTCGCATTACGGAGCTTCAAGAACTCGTCATCGGCCGAAACA TGTATCCCGCCAGTAGCATTACTGATCTGACGGCGGTCGATGCATCATTGAAGGCGATGGAGCTTCAGGTGCAGGCTATCAAGGACCGCTTGCGAGACGAGATCGAAGCTATTCCCAAAGCCAAA AAACTCATTGATGCCTCCTTGCGGCAGCAGAAGAAATTGCAGAGTATGTATTCTTATGTCCCCTCAAATTTTCCTGATAGAGTGGCGCCCTCAAATCTAGAGTCAAGTAAAag TTTGATGTCAGAAACCTCTAAACAATGTACAAATTTTGGTTCTGAAAAACACGAGGAGGAGCCTGCAGCGCCGCCCAAG GAGAAAAAGGGCCGAGCCCCTCCACCACTGTGGTTTATTACTATTGATGAGCTGGATTCTCTGTCATC ATACATGAGGGGAAGGCTTACACTAGAGAAGGTAAATGCAGCTATAAATGACATGGCAACATATGCCGAAGCAAATGCTCAGCTCATTGCAGCCCCAAAAAAGAAG TTGGCGGAAAATGTATGGGAAAGGGCCTTG GAAATAAGAGATATTGCAATGACAGGAGGAGTAAAGggcaaacatttttttcttgaaactGACATCAAAGGACCTGCGCTAAAGCTGGACAACACTGGAAGAGCAATACTAACA GTTCTTCGTCACCTGGGTCGCATAAGCGAGATCCGGATCGGGCATCACCGTGTGATCATTCTTTCAAAGCCTCAATGA